The genome window CGGCCGGCCACATCTCATCTGGCACCACGATCAAAATGCCTTTGGCAAAGAAGCTCGGATCCTCAGCCGCCAGCTTGTCCTGCGACTTCTGGGCGATACTGAAACTGTATTGCATGGCCACGTTCCGATCGAGGAACGCCGCAGTCGGATCCCCATCAACTGCTGACTTGACTCGTCCGGCGGCGAACGGGCGCAGGTTGGGCTTGTCATAGGGGGACCGCCCGAGCAGCACACCACCTTTCCCTGTCAAGGTGTCGCTCTTGAGCGTCGGCACATGGAGGCAGCCATCATCGGATGGGACGGCCACCGCACCGGGACCATTGATATGTCCGGCCGTGACGGTGCGAAACAAGTCTTCCGACGTCAGCTCTTGGCCTTCTCGGCTTTCAAGCCAGGTCCTGGCCTTCTCGCTCGCTTCTTCCGCCACCTGCTCGTTGCGAGGGTAATGTTGCAGCGCCGAGGGAGGGAGGGACGATCTCCTTCCCTCACCAAAGGCCCGCAGCCGATCGGGACCTTCCTGGTGACCAACCCGGCGAACAGCAGGCATCCGCTCGGCCAGCGAAGCCTTGATGAAGCCGCAGCCGTCATGCGGTCGCGAGGCAATCGGACCTTCCGGTCCAGTCAGCTTAAAGGGATGCGCTTTGCCGCCAGGCCGGTCCGGCATCAGCAGCAGTTTGAAGGCGCCCTCCAGCGCGTAGTCGTGAGGCCCTAAATCTTTGATCGCGGGTGGCGCCGCAAACCCCCTGCGTTGCGTGTACCAATAAGCTTCTTTGAACGGCGCCCAGGCGCGCGACAGGTGCTCGAACGACGTCCCCGGAGCGGTTTCGGCATAGGGAATGGCCAGCAGCTTGCCCCCGGAAGACGCCGCCGGCTGATCGCCTGGAGCCCGGGCAGCGATCTGCGACAGCCTCGGTTTGGGTGCTTTCAACTTGCTGCCGCCGAACAGGTCCAGGCGGTACGGCACACCCTCGACGGTCAGCGTCCGCGCCAACATGAAAGTGCTCGGCTTTGCCGGCAGCTGCACCGCAACCACCGGCAATGCCCCCGAGGTCAGGCGATGCAAAATCGAATAGCGTGTCTCAGGCTCCGTCGCCACTCGCCGTCCCTGCAGGTCCACCACCGACAGCTGCATCAATCCCGCGTCACCCTGCGGTGGTCTGGGCGCGTGATCCATGGATCGCAACACCTGATAGACGTCGAAGACGGACGCAGCATGTTGAGCCTGGACCGTTGCCGCCTCGCGCACGATGAACGCGTCCAGCGCATCGACAGGGCTGTCCGCCTCGATCTGCGCGATCAGATTCCAGCTCATGTTGGAAAGATCGCTTTGGATGAGGTCGCGCGCCTCCTTCAGGATCCTCTTGGTCCCGTGCCGCAGCATTTCCTGCCTGATCCGTAAATCGGACCTCTTGCCCTCGACATACGGTCGTTTGTAAAGACGTTCCAGGTCCGCACGCGCCTTGATTACTTTATAGATCGAGAGGGCGGGACAGCGAGTCGCAAACGGCCCACGGGTCCGCTCCGCCTCGCTTGCGTCGAGATACGCATCGATCTTGCGCTCCACGACCGGTTGGATGTCGTTCAGCAGGTTTAGAGCCTGCCTGCGGCACGAGCGCAGGTGCGGGCTGCGCACCAACGGCAGCAGGGCGGCGCAAAGATTGCTCATGGTTTCGAGGTTACTTTCCGCGGCAAAACCAGAGGCACCATACAACTGGTTGAGCCGATTTAACCCGATCGGTGCGAGCAACCCGAGGTCCTCAAACAGCCTAGTCTTCGCCAGCGCTTTGAAAATGGTAGCAATGCTCAGAACATCGGCCTGCTCCAGCCGATCATCGGCATCGTGCAGGTAGTGAGCCAGCTGATGTAAGCTGTTCTTCAGCAGGGCTGTCTCCGCAACGTCTCCACCGTCCTCACCCCTAATGACACTGTGTCCCAGAGCATTGGCGATCGCGATGAGCTCAAGCGTCGTGAACGAACCAAAGCGTCGGCCCGGTCCGCCGAGGCCGCGCGCGATGTCTATTACCGCCTGATGGCATGCCGCATCTTCCAGCCATTTGCTGAAGCCGTTCACCAGGGTGGCCAGCGCCTGCGGGTCAAAACGGGAGAGCTGGGAAGGCACCTCACCGGCGATGGCGACGGTGGCCTCGCGACAGCCCGCCGCGTCCGGCCATTTGCTGAAGCCGTTCACCAGGGTGGCCAGCGCCTGCGGGACAAAACGGGAGAGCTGGGAAGGCACCTCACCGGCGATGGCGACGGTGGCCTCGCGACAGCCCGCCGTGTCCGGCCATTTGCTGAAGCCGTTCACCAGGTTCGCCAGTTCCTGGGGCTTAAAATTGGAGAGCTGGGAAGGCACCTCACCGGCGATGGCGACGGTGGCCTCGCGACAGCCCGCCGCGTCCGGCCATTTGCTGAAGCCGTTCACCAGGGTGGCCAGCGCCTGCGGGACAAAACGGGAGAGCTGGGAAGGCACCTCACCGGCGATGGCGACGGTGGCCTCGCGACAGCCCGCCGTGTCCGGCCATTTGCTGAAGCCGTTCACCAGGTTCGCCAGTTCCTGGGGCTTAAAATTGGAGAGCTGGGAAGGCACCTCACCGGCGATGGCGACGGTGGCCTCGCGACAGCCCGCCGCGTCCGGCCATTTGCTGAAGCCGTTCACCAGGGTGGCCAGCGCCTGCGGGTCAAAACGGGAGAGCTGGGAAGGCACCTCACCGGCGATGGCGACGGTGGCCTCGAGACAGCCCGCCGCGTCCGGCCATTTGCTGAAGCCGTTCACCAGGTTCGCCAGTTCCTGGGGCTTAAAATTGGAGAGCTGGGAAGGCACCTCACCGGCGATGGCGACGGTGGCCTCGCGACAGCCCGCCGTGTCCGGCCATTTGCTGAAGCCGTTCACCAGGTTCGCCAGTTCCTGGGGCTTAAAATTGGAGAGCTGGGAAGGCACCTCACCGGCGATGGCGACGGTGGCCTCGCGACAGCCCGCCGCGTCCGGCCATTTGCTGAAGCCGTTCACCAGGGTGGCCAGCGCCTGCGGGTCAAAACGGGAGAGCTGGGAAGGCACCTCACCGGTGATGGCGACGGTGGCCTCGCGACAGCCCGCCGCGTCCGGCCATTTGCTGAAGCCGTTCACCAGGTTCGCCAGTTCCTGGGGCTTAAAATTGGAGAGCTGGGAAGGCACCTCACCGGCGATGGCGACGGTGGCCTCGCGACAGCCCGCCGCGTCCGGCCATTTGCTGAAGCCGTTCACCAGGTTCGCCAGTTCCTGGGGCTTAAAATTGGAGAGCTGGGAAGGCACCTCACCGGCGATGGCGACGGTGGCCTCGAGACAGCCCGCCGCGTCCGGCCATTTGCTGAAGCCGTTCACCAGGGTGGCCAGCGCCTGCGGGTCAAAACGGGAGAGCTTGGAAGGCACCTTACCGGCGATGGCGACGGTGGCCTCGCGACAGCCCGCCGCGTCCGGCCATTTGCTGAAGCCGTTCACCAGGTTCGCCAGCGCCTGCGGGTCAAAACGGGTGAGCCCGACACTGACGGCGCGGCGACTGACCTCACCGGCGATGGCGACGGTGCCCTTGCGACAGCCCGCCGCGTCCGGCCACTTGCTGAAGCCATTCACCAGCAAGGATAGGCCTTGATCAGTCTGCCTCCGAAGTCCGCGGCTTTCATTGCAACAAAATTCCGCGATTCTGATCGCCCCCCTGCGGCATTCCGGCATCCGGGAGTTCCGACCGAATGATACGGCGAGGAGCGCAAGGGCTCGGTCCTCGACTTCGTACATAAGCGCGTCGTCGAGCCTCGATACTCGAGCTGCTAAGGCCTTGCAAGCTTCCATGCCTTCCCGACCGCCAGCCTCACCGCTCACCGCGTTGCATGTCTTGGCGTAGCTCCATGATTCACCAGCGCGGATATTTTCCTCCAAGCGCGCGACAAATCTGTATCGGAAATCAGCGGCGGCCTTTTGCAGGAACGTTGGCTTGTCTAGCATTCGCAACTGCCTGCCATAGTTCGCCACTGCACCTGAGAATCCATAGACGTCGCGAGCCCAATCAATATCCCTTAACGCCATATTAAGTACGCTCGAAGACCCGTAGCGGCGCTCTAAGCTTGCACCGTGGATGCTCTGCGCAGTGACATCGTCGACGCGCCGTTTTCCTGGCCTGGCACTCAGGTCGGACGCAGAATACCTATGTGGCGGGAGCGCTTCTGTTCGCAAGCTCGCGGCTGCTCGATCGCTTCGCCAGTGCTCGCCGCCAGAACGCGACGAACTCTCTGCCCGACTTGGTGCATCACGATAAGACCTGTACGATTGTTCAGAGCTTGCACCATGGACGCTTTGCGCGGCGACATCATCGAAAGGCCGCCTTCCTGATCCAACCGCTCGGTCGGACGCGGAATACCTATGCGGCGGAAGCGCCTCTGTTCGCGAGCTTCCGGCTGCTCGATCGCTTCGCCAGTGCTCACCGCCAGGACCCGACAAGCTCTCCGCCCGACTTGGTGCGTGATGATAAGATCTATACGGTATATCCGGGCTTTCACCATGCCCGCGCTGCGCAGCTATATCGTCGATAGGGAGGCGAGCAGAACAAGTCCCCGAATCTTGAGGCTGAGAGCCCATCCTCCCAAGGACAGAAATGTTCGTTTGACCGTCCTCGCCAGAAACGCCATCTGCGTGAGACTTGGCCGCGCCTTCAGCGCCGTCGTCTGCAAGTTGCCAAACGCGAATCCCAAGTCCGCTAATGCCGGTCAGAACGCGCCTCCAATACAAGCACGAATGCGCTGGTTGTGATCTTCGCACAATGGCGACCTTGAGCGTGCTAATACATCCATCGCAAGCGCGCAGCGATCGACCATCCGTCGCATTCGAATCTCCTGTGCTCCTCTCCTACGGCCAGGACAAATAGATGTTTGTTATGAAGCGATATTCCACACCTATGGTCTGAGCCCTCGTTTCAGCCTTCACTGCGTGGCGCAAAACGATGCAGGCGTGCCAGCGCCAGTTCTTCCGACGCGGTCGGCGAGTTGATGGTTCTCCTCTGACACCCTGACTAAGCGAGGGCTGGACAAACCATGTCCGAGGTGCATCCGCACCGAGCCAGTGTCCAATCGCGAATATCCAGCAATCCATCCGATGACCTCAGCGCTATTGCAATTGCTGGAAAGAAGCCCCGCGGTTGCGGGGCAGAAAGAACAGTCATTGTGTTGAGCCGCCTCAAGTCAATGCTTGCTCGCAAGCATCAGCGTGAGCACACGCGTGGTTCGCTTTGGATCGCTCGGATCTTCTGAGCCGTGCTGCATATCCTCGTCGTAGTAGATCCTATGAAGCGAGTGGCGCCGAATCGTGCCCTCTAAGCACCCCTCGCGAATCAGGTGCTCAGAAAGGAATCACAAGTGATTCTTTCGATTCAAGTTTTCGCCGATCAGCGGATCAGCCCGAGTGGTCAAAGTTATGAGTAATTGAAAGCCTCGCCGGAGGGTTACGAACTACCGTTCATAGCCTTCAGTCCTTTTCTTCAGTCGCGGCACATATCTTTGCATCTTTGCCTCCGCTGGATGACCGCACCGAGGTCGAACGCATTTGAGGGCGGATGGTAGCCATCAACTCACAGCGAGCGGCCTGCGGAATCGATTGTGACGGGATGTCAGAAGCAGCATGATGGAAAACCTCGAAGCACGCTTCGAGCTCCGCAACTGCGCGATGCTCCCATCCTTCAGCCTGCGTCAGGAGCGAGCACCTTTGAATTGGCCGTAAATCCGCAGTTTGGCGGTACATAAGCTATCGTGCGGTATCGGCGCACGTTTTCTAGGACGGCTTTCCCGTTCATGATTGAGTCCCCAAGCGACCCTTCTGAGACACGAACGTGCGACAGAACGATTTTCGATTCGTTAGCGGGCTTGCGGAAAGCTGAAATGGTTGGCAAAGCGTTGCCGATGGCCCGGCTCTGCCAAACTCATCGGGCAGAGAACTCCTCTTGCTTCGCTAGGTCGTTCCAGAAATCAGAAATTGCTTCATGCAAAGCGCGAAAATCTTCCTCGGTTACAAAATATTCATCATCGTGTTTTGCCCTGTTTATTGCATCCCGATTGGAGTCGATGGTGTGAAGAACCGTATCGGGAATGGAAGCGGCAAACAGCTCCAGCTGTATTCGTACTCGAGTGACGTGCGAGACGGCGCCGTCCGCGCCCGATAACTTGCCTTTCCATTTTGGCTTCGTCTTCGAGCCGTTGCGCTCGTGCTGTATGTCGAAGTAGCTTTTTGTTGCCTTCTCCCACTCGTGGTACTCGCGTAGCCATGCGCCCTGAATCAGAGTTTCAACGACCCAATCGCTAATGGTGGTGTCAACGACATTGAGCGAAGCTTGGGCAGCAGCTGCCGGCGCGGCTCTAGCGGCGTCATCACGAATAACCTGGATCGCTTGGTCGATCGCCGTCTCCCGATGGCCCGCCTGTATGTAGAAGTAAGAGGCGTTTCCAATAGGGTTAGGATACGGTCCGCGCTTCAGATTCATCGGCACGCCCCAGAAGGACCACGGGAAAACCTCAAGCTTCGCCGCCAATGTACACTGGCGGTGGGGCGCTGGCGAGAGATTGGAGAAGCGAAAGCATATTCCGAAGTACTCCACTCTCCTGGGACGTATCTCCGAAAGCTTCGGGCTTCCTGTCCTCGACAGCGACGGCATCCGCGAACTGCATGAGCGCCTGATCGTCGAGACTGCCGACAGCCTCCAGGAGGGACTCGGCGAACGGGCCATGCAGATCCATCTCCAGCGCATCGTCGGCGCCTATGTCGGCTCGGCCCATGGCGCCGGCCAGTTCTACTCCCGCGCGGTCAGCGAGGCGCGTGACGTCACCGCCAAGGCATCCTGCGACGCCCGCGACGAGGACGTCGACGGCCCGGTCGGCTTCGACGGGCAGGCCCAGCGCAGGCGCGAGTTCGCCGCCGATATGGGGCTTCAGGCCCACGCGCTGCGCATGGCAGCCGAGGGCGCCGTTCGCGCCTACGAACAGGTCGTCGGCGAGACATGGAAGCCCTACGAGCGTCCGGCGGACAACATCGGCGCATCCGTCGACCGCAAGGCGGCCGAGCTGCAGATGGCGGCCTTCGGCTGAGCCGCCTCTGGCGGGGCCTCGGCCCCGCCTTCTTCCTCACCGAGACCAGGTCGTCCTGTCGCAGGGGCGGCCTGTTCTCGTGTCGTTATTTCGACCGCGTTCTCCACGAGAGAGGCGCCCACCGCGCCGCGTCCCGGCCGTGGTCCAGCCGGGGCCGGGAAGCCCGCGCAACGGCTTCGCCGTCCTCCACATGTGTTCCGGCCCGTCGCCACCCCATCGCTTGGCGCAATGGGACCCCGGCTCGGGTGCGCAGCTCCCCAATGCCCCGGCTTTGCGGACCGCCGTGACGGGGTCGCGATCGGCGCGACCTCCACGACGGAGGTTCGACATCATGAAGAGAAAGAATGAAGGCGAGCGGGCGGAGAGCTATGCGGGATTTTGGGTGACGAGGCGGTCAGGCGGCGTGGTTTTCCGGCACTTGGATGACCTCGATGCCGTTTTCGAATCTGACACCTGCGCTGACCTTCGGCAACTGATTTGTGCCTTTCAGCCGCCGCCAGGTCTTTGATGCGGCGCAGAGCAGCTTGAACACCATCAACTTGGCAGTCGTTGACGATAACGAACCTTTCGTGCGCACCGTTCTGTGCCGGACCGTCGCGAACACGCTTTCGATGGGATTCGTCGTCCGCAAGTGGTCCCAATGCTCGGCGGGGAATTCGTAGAACGCAAGCATTGCGTCGCGATCTTTCGTCAGGCACTCGACCGCCTTGTCGTACTTCGCTCCGTATTTCTCGGCAAAGACATCGATCGCCACTTCGGCCGAAGCTCGGTTGGACGCCAAATAGACCTCGCGCAGATCCTTCTTCATGCTGGCCTGTACCGACACTGCGACTTTGTTCAAGATATTCGCGGTTTTGTGCACCCAGCACCGCTGATGTCGCGTGGCGGGAAAGACCTCGTCGAGCGCCTTCCAGAAGCCGAGCGCGCCGTCACCGACGGCGATTTCCGGGGCGATCTTCAGCCCACGGGTTTTCGCCTCGACGAGCAGTTCGTGCCAGCTCTGCGTGCTCTCGCGCACGCCGACCTGGAAGCCGATGAGTTCCTTCTTGCCTTCCGGCGTCGCGCCGATCAGCACCAGCATGCATTCGCTGTGGTCTTCCATGCGAGCCTGCAGGAAGACGCCGTCCGCCCACACGTATACGTACCGGCGCGCCGACAGATCGCGCTTCTGCCAACGCTCGTACTCGAGCTGCCACTCCGTCGTCAGTCTGGAAACCACCCCCGGAGAAAGATTCGGCGCATCCTTGCCCAAGAGCGCCGCCAGCGCCTCCTGGAAGTCGCCCGTCGAGATGCCTCGCAGGTACAGAACCGGCAAAAGTGCATCCAAGCTCTTCGTGCGCCGTGCCCACAACGGCAGGATCGCCGAGGTGAAGCGGATCCGCTCGCCATCGCTGGTCACCGCGCGATCGCGAATCTTTACCCGGGCGACTTCGACGGCGCCGATCCCCGTCTGGATCGTCCGCACTGGACCATGGCCGTGTCGCTCGAGGCGGTCGCGGCCATCGGGAAGCTTCAAGCCCTTCATCGCGGCGAGAAACGCCTCGGCTTCCATCTCGACAGCCTGCGCAAGCAGCTGCCGAGCTCCAGATCGCAAAATATTCGTCAGTGGATCGTCGATCTCATCGGGCTGACGCAGTGGGACAATGTTGCTATGCTCGTTCATGGCGTATCGCTCTCCTTGAGGTTCTGGCAGGCTCGACACCCGCCTCGATACGCCGCCTATCTCATTCCGTCATCACCCAGTTTCCCGCATAGCTCGCGGGCGGATATCTACACCCGGATCACCGAGAAGATCGTCGCCGATCTGGAGAAGGGCGTGCGGCCATGGGTGCAGCCATGGCGTTCGGGCAACGCCACCGGCCGGGTGACGCGGCCGCTGCGGCATAATGGTTTGCCATACTCAGGATTGAACGTCCTGCTTTTATGGTCGGAAGCCGTGGCCCGCGGTTATACGTTGCCGATCTGGATGACGTTCAAGCAGTCCATCCAGCTTGGAGGCGCTGTCCGCAAAGGCGAAACCGGAACCATGGTGGTCTTCGCCAGCCGGTTTACGAAGACGGAGATCGGGCCGCCGGCGAGGAATTCGATCGGGAAATCGCGTTCCTGAAAGCCTACACCACCTTCAACGTCGCGCAGATCGATGGCCTACCGGATCACTATTACCAGAGGCCGGAGCCTTTAGCCGATCAGCTCGAGCGCATCGAGCACGCAGAACGCTTCTTCGCCAATACCGGCGCGACGATCCGGCACGGCGGATCGAAGGCATTCTATTCTCCCGGTAGCGACACCATCGAGATGCCAGAATTGCAGAGTTTCCGAGACGCCGCGAGCTATTATGCGGTTCTCGGACATGAATGCGTCCACTATGCAGGTGCTCCGCACCGTCTGAACAGAGACCTCAGTCGTTACCACAAAGACCAGACCGAGCGAGCGCGGGAAGAGCTGATCGCCGAGCTCGGAAGCTGCTTCCTTTGTGCCGATCTCGGCATCGCGCCCGAACTCGAGCCGCGGCCGGACCATGCTTCTTACCTTGAGTCCTGGTTGCGCGTACTCAGCTCCGACCGGCGGGCGATTTTTCAGGCGGCCGCGCATGCGCAGCGCGCCGTTGCATATCTGCACAATCTCCAGCCGCGGGCGCAGACCGAGCGGGAGGCCGCGTAATGTTTCACGCTCCGATTGTGACGGAGGAGGGCAATGAGCCTTCCCCTATTCGCCTGCGCGCGTTGTCACTCGGCGCTGGCGTGCAACCTTAATCGCCATGGGTCCAGGGATTGACGATCTTGACGCCCATGGGCTCGAAATCGGCCACGTTGCGGGTCACGATCATCATTCCATGCACAAGGGCGCTGGCCGCGATGAATGCATCTCGCTCGGGGCGCGGATCGGGCACATGCAGGCGCGCGCAACGCAGCGCCACGGTTTTGTCGATCGGCACGGTTCTTTCTGCGAATTCGGGAAGAACGTAGTCGTCCATCCAGGTTCGCAAAAGGACCCCCTGCGCCGGGTCGCGACGTTCGACCAGCAGGATGCCAAGGTCCAATTCCATCAGCGTGACAGCCGAGACGAAGAAGGATGCGGCGTCTTGCGCCGACAGCCAGGACACGACGCGTGGGTCGGCTTTTCCGCTGCCGGCTTTGCGCAGTTCCGAAACGACATTCGTGTCGAGCAGATACATCAGGAAAGATCCGCTGGCCGGGGCAGATCTTTCGACCGCGGGATCTCGAACTCGATGCTTGCAAGGCCGGGCATGGACAGGGCGGCCACGATGTTCCGGCGTCTGCCTGTGATCCGCTGATAGTCCTCGTAGCTGAGCAGTACCTGGGTCGGGCGGCCCCGGTTCGTGATGAAGACGGGGCCGTTGCGCGCGGCCTTCTGCGCCTGGTTGGCGTTCTGCTGAAACTCACGGCTGGACAAAGTTGTGATCGTCATGGCGGCATCCGTTCCAAGAATTGTTGACACATTAGAACATAGGCGCTCCCGAGGCAATTCCAACCTCTGTTGGACATGAATCGGCCCGCCAAGTCGCGGAGCCGTTCAGGTGAGACTCGTCGCGGCTGCGCGGCGCTTTCGATCATGGCTGTGTCATCCTCGCCCTTCACCTCGATGGGGGATGTGGTGTCGTGCAGCGGTCGTTGGCCGCGGGCCGCGGGTTGTCCCGTGTCGGTTTCGCCAGCGGCGTGCTGTTGGGTTCGGCAGCTGCTCGAACAGGGCCATTGCGAATTGCCGGGACCGTCCCCTTGGCCGGTCGTTCTGAAGGCGGAGCGCATCCTGACGTTGGCGCCGGAGTTCGCGTTTCGCCTGTGAGCGCCACTGTCCCTTTGCATGGACGCCATGGACGCGGGGTCATGGTGATGCCTTTTCTGCGGGCGTGCCGGCCCATCTGCGGGCTCGATGAGGCATGTCTGACCGGAGACCGGCTTCGCCTCGATCGGCTTTCCGCAACGGCGCCTGCCGATTTTCTGACCCCTGCCGGCTGCGCCGACATTCCTCGCCAACTAACAAAATCGCCAGTTGCCGTCCTCCATTGCATTGCGGCCTCTGCGAGGTGCGGTCCGATCGTCCCCGGACTTTCCGACAGCCATCGAGACCGCGATGGGCGCGGTCCGAACACAAGGAAAGGCGAAATACCATGGCGACCATCGGCTCCTTCACCAGCAACGGCAACGGCGGATTCACCGGTTCAATCCGCACCCTCACCCTCAACGTCAAGGCCCAGTTCCGCCGTATCGAGAACCCCTCCGACAAGGGCCCGCACTTTCGCGTCTTCGCGGCCGCCAATGTCGAGCTCGGCGCGGCCTGGCAACGCGTCGCGCAGGAAACCGGCCGGGACTACCTCTCGGTCAAACTCGACGACCCGAGCTTCCCGGCTCCCATCTACGCCACCCTGGTCGAGGTGGAAGGCGAGGAAGGCCTCCAGTTGATCTGGTCTCGGCCGAACCGGGACTGAGGTCCCGCCCAACCGGCCCCGCCACCCCGGCGGGGCCGTTCCTATGTCTGGACCGGTGGGCGGCTGTCCGCGTTCGGTCCTATCGGAACCCGGCTGCAGGCATCGAGCCCGCATCCGGGTTTTCCAGAACAGGCGGGAGTGTGGTGATGTCTGCTCGGTCCGCTTGAGGGTGCCATGCCGGCCCGAAGGCCTCAAGGACGGGCGGTCCCCCCGCCGCTCCGCGGCCGCTTTGCGGTCCCTGACCCCTCCGGTCCGTCATGACCGTGGTCGCCGTCTTTCACAAACAAGACGGAGACGACGATGACGATTTCCATCGAACAGCAAGTCGAAGAGCTTCGGGCCGAACTCAGGAACGCGGTGGTGCGCGCCGAGCGCCGGCAGATTGAGGCCGAACTGGCGGCGGCAATCGCCGAGCGCGATGCCATGCTGGCGGATGATGCCGACGAGCCTCCCCGCTGAGGGAGGCTTTCGCCCTGATCGAAGCACACCCGCCGGATCGACCGGCGGGATGCGCTCGCAACAGTTGCTGCCTCCGCGGTTGTGCCGTCATGAATCCCTCCGCGTTGGCGTGGCCGTTGGTCGCCATGGTCGCTCCTCCATCCCGTCTCCGTATCGGCAAATGGCGGCCGGTATTCCGAAGCGCCACGATGTCGATGTCGGTCCTGCCCGGCAGATAGGCGTAAGCACCACCGGATCGGGTGTGTGAGCAGGCCAGTTTCCGGGAGCGGCATGTGTCGGAACGCCGTTCGAGGAAAAGGGATCGTGCGGTCAGTGGCTTCGGCCGGGGCGGTGCAATCCCGCTCTTTCACGATGGCGTCCTGGTCCACCCCCGGATCTTCCACGATCAACCCGCGCGGGGTCGGCTACGCGAAGCGTGCCGCCGCTTGGCTTACGCCGGCGCGGTGATCGCGACCGGGGCCGGTCCTTCGAGGAGCCATCGAGCGGGAATTCCCCCGCTCCGGATGGAGCCTCAAGACAAAGTCCGATCTCAGCCTCGCACAAAACCACGCCTTCAACCTTGCCCGCACC of Bradyrhizobium barranii subsp. barranii contains these proteins:
- a CDS encoding DUF3768 domain-containing protein — translated: MQHGSEDPSDPKRTTRVLTLMLASKH
- a CDS encoding type II toxin-antitoxin system VapC family toxin; amino-acid sequence: MYLLDTNVVSELRKAGSGKADPRVVSWLSAQDAASFFVSAVTLMELDLGILLVERRDPAQGVLLRTWMDDYVLPEFAERTVPIDKTVALRCARLHVPDPRPERDAFIAASALVHGMMIVTRNVADFEPMGVKIVNPWTHGD
- a CDS encoding type II toxin-antitoxin system Phd/YefM family antitoxin, whose amino-acid sequence is MTITTLSSREFQQNANQAQKAARNGPVFITNRGRPTQVLLSYEDYQRITGRRRNIVAALSMPGLASIEFEIPRSKDLPRPADLS
- a CDS encoding IS256 family transposase, with translation MNEHSNIVPLRQPDEIDDPLTNILRSGARQLLAQAVEMEAEAFLAAMKGLKLPDGRDRLERHGHGPVRTIQTGIGAVEVARVKIRDRAVTSDGERIRFTSAILPLWARRTKSLDALLPVLYLRGISTGDFQEALAALLGKDAPNLSPGVVSRLTTEWQLEYERWQKRDLSARRYVYVWADGVFLQARMEDHSECMLVLIGATPEGKKELIGFQVGVRESTQSWHELLVEAKTRGLKIAPEIAVGDGALGFWKALDEVFPATRHQRCWVHKTANILNKVAVSVQASMKKDLREVYLASNRASAEVAIDVFAEKYGAKYDKAVECLTKDRDAMLAFYEFPAEHWDHLRTTNPIESVFATVRHRTVRTKGSLSSTTAKLMVFKLLCAASKTWRRLKGTNQLPKVSAGVRFENGIEVIQVPENHAA
- a CDS encoding DUF736 domain-containing protein; this encodes MATIGSFTSNGNGGFTGSIRTLTLNVKAQFRRIENPSDKGPHFRVFAAANVELGAAWQRVAQETGRDYLSVKLDDPSFPAPIYATLVEVEGEEGLQLIWSRPNRD